In Bradyrhizobium sp. CCBAU 051011, the following are encoded in one genomic region:
- a CDS encoding dicarboxylate/amino acid:cation symporter, with protein MATEIARPAARHQPWFKILYVQVLIAIALGVFVGRLYPHFGKELKPLGDGFIALIKMMIAPVIFCTVVHGISSMGDLKRVGRVGLKALIYFEVVSTIALAVGLIVGEVLQPGRGFNIDPTTIDPASVATYVTKAKEEGIVAHLLAIIPDSYFGALARGDLLQILLISILSGFAIAFLGEAGEPISRAVDQAAKMFFGIIRMIVRLAPVGAFGAMAFTVGAYGLDSLWNLIALIATFYLTSILFVLIVLGSIARISGFSIIRFIAYIKDELLIVLGTSSSESVLPQMMQKMEHLGASRPVVGLVIPTGYSFNLDGTNIYMTLATLFLAQATNTHLTIWQELGILGIAIITSKGASGVTGAGFITLAATLSIVPDIPIQSIAILVGIDKFMSECRALTNLIGNGVACIVISRSEGELDGDKLHKAMAHPIELGEALERGASTR; from the coding sequence ATGGCCACCGAAATTGCCCGCCCGGCCGCGCGTCATCAGCCGTGGTTCAAGATCCTGTATGTGCAGGTATTGATCGCGATTGCGCTCGGCGTGTTTGTCGGCCGGCTCTATCCACATTTCGGCAAGGAGCTTAAGCCGCTCGGCGACGGCTTCATCGCCCTGATCAAGATGATGATCGCGCCGGTGATCTTCTGCACGGTCGTGCATGGCATTTCGTCGATGGGTGACCTGAAGCGCGTCGGCCGAGTCGGGCTGAAGGCGCTGATCTATTTTGAAGTTGTTTCGACGATTGCGCTGGCGGTCGGCCTCATCGTCGGCGAGGTCCTCCAACCCGGCCGTGGCTTCAACATCGACCCGACCACAATCGATCCGGCGTCCGTCGCGACCTACGTCACCAAGGCAAAGGAAGAGGGTATCGTTGCGCATCTGCTTGCGATCATTCCCGACAGCTATTTCGGCGCGCTCGCCCGCGGCGATCTGTTGCAGATCCTGCTGATTTCCATCCTGTCCGGATTTGCCATCGCATTTCTGGGTGAGGCTGGCGAGCCGATATCCCGCGCCGTTGATCAGGCGGCGAAGATGTTCTTTGGCATCATCCGCATGATCGTGCGCCTCGCGCCGGTCGGTGCTTTCGGCGCGATGGCGTTTACCGTCGGCGCTTATGGTCTCGATTCGCTGTGGAATTTGATCGCGCTGATCGCGACCTTCTATCTCACCAGCATCCTGTTCGTGTTGATCGTTCTCGGTTCGATCGCACGGATATCCGGCTTTTCGATCATTCGTTTCATCGCCTACATCAAGGATGAACTGCTGATCGTGCTCGGAACCTCATCGTCGGAATCGGTTTTGCCGCAGATGATGCAGAAGATGGAGCATCTCGGCGCGTCGCGGCCCGTGGTTGGCCTTGTTATTCCAACCGGCTACAGTTTTAATCTCGACGGCACCAACATCTACATGACATTGGCTACGCTGTTCCTGGCACAGGCGACCAACACTCATCTGACGATCTGGCAGGAGCTCGGTATTCTCGGCATCGCCATCATTACCTCGAAGGGGGCATCTGGAGTCACGGGCGCAGGCTTCATCACGCTGGCGGCGACCCTTTCAATCGTACCTGACATACCGATCCAGTCGATCGCCATCCTGGTCGGAATCGACAAGTTCATGAGCGAGTGCCGGGCGCTAACGAACCTCATTGGTAACGGTGTCGCCTGCATTGTCATCAGCCGCTCGGAGGGCGAACTGGACGGTGACAAGCTGCATAAGGCAATGGCTCATCCGATCGAACTGGGAGAGGCGCTCGAGCGGGGCGCATCCACGAGATAA
- a CDS encoding HAD-IA family hydrolase, translating into MTRYRLAIFDFDGTLADTLPWFRASFHDVIARFDLKPVTAEELEDLRGLSAREIMARLGVSTWQLPAIVNDMRKRKLAAAGETSLFSGIPETLAELQRIGIQIAIVSSDSEASVRQVLGPVTTLVTRFDCGAAIFGKHRKFRRVARQLGVKPSETICIGDEIRDIEAAKAAEMDSGAVAWGYALPFALQAAGPTHLFNSIEEMTERLAT; encoded by the coding sequence ATGACACGCTATCGCCTCGCCATCTTCGACTTTGACGGCACGCTCGCCGACACGCTTCCCTGGTTTCGCGCTTCCTTTCATGACGTGATCGCACGTTTCGATCTCAAACCGGTCACGGCGGAGGAGCTAGAAGATTTGCGCGGGCTGTCCGCGCGGGAAATCATGGCGCGGCTTGGCGTATCCACGTGGCAGCTTCCGGCCATCGTCAACGACATGCGAAAACGCAAGCTCGCCGCGGCGGGTGAAACTTCGCTGTTTTCAGGCATTCCGGAAACGCTGGCCGAGCTTCAGCGCATCGGCATCCAGATCGCGATCGTCAGCTCGGACAGCGAGGCCTCTGTCCGGCAAGTGCTTGGTCCCGTCACCACTCTCGTCACCCGCTTCGACTGCGGCGCCGCGATATTCGGCAAGCACCGGAAATTCCGGCGCGTCGCCCGGCAACTTGGGGTCAAGCCATCGGAGACAATCTGCATCGGCGATGAAATCCGCGATATCGAGGCCGCGAAAGCCGCCGAGATGGATTCGGGCGCGGTGGCCTGGGGCTATGCCCTCCCTTTTGCGCTGCAAGCCGCGGGACCGACGCATCTGTTCAACTCGATTGAAGAGATGACCGAGCGGCTTGCCACATAG
- a CDS encoding disulfide bond formation protein B: MTQTRAITLNALGLYAVALVLAAAYAAQFILNELPCPLCLLQRILFAALAVGPILNIRFGPRPSHYAMSLLAAVVGAVASTRQVLLHILPGDAGYGSALLGYHYYTWALIGFIAAIILIAVVMLFDRQFKDDGAVLPPTGGAFAQIAVWLVIALAAANVVTTLLECGFGACADNPVLYELLK; encoded by the coding sequence ATGACCCAGACCCGCGCCATCACGCTGAACGCACTCGGCCTCTACGCGGTCGCGCTGGTGCTGGCGGCGGCCTATGCGGCGCAGTTCATCCTGAATGAGCTTCCCTGCCCGCTCTGCCTGCTGCAGCGAATCCTGTTCGCGGCGCTCGCCGTCGGCCCGATCCTCAATATCCGCTTCGGCCCGCGCCCCAGCCATTATGCGATGTCGCTGCTGGCGGCGGTCGTGGGCGCCGTCGCGTCGACCCGGCAGGTGCTGCTGCACATCCTGCCCGGCGACGCCGGCTATGGTTCGGCGTTGCTGGGCTATCATTATTACACCTGGGCGCTGATCGGCTTCATTGCCGCGATCATCCTGATTGCCGTCGTCATGCTGTTCGACCGGCAGTTCAAGGACGACGGCGCCGTACTGCCGCCGACCGGCGGCGCGTTCGCCCAGATCGCGGTGTGGCTCGTGATCGCGCTGGCGGCAGCGAACGTGGTAACGACACTGCTGGAATGCGGCTTCGGCGCCTGCGCTGATAACCCCGTCCTTTACGAATTGCTCAAGTAG
- a CDS encoding ABC transporter ATP-binding protein, whose product MPELKMAEAAAKPAGAEVLSVSDLQAWYGESHILHGINFNVKAGEVVTLLGRNGAGKTTTLKSVMGIIGKRTGSIRFNGQDITRASSDRIARQGIAFCPEERGIFASLDVRENLLLPPVVRSGGLSLDQIFELFPNLKERLNSQGTKLSGGEQQMLAIARILRTGARFLMLDEPTEGLAPVIIQQIGHTIARLKSEGFTILLVEQNFRFASTVADRYYIVEHGKVIDGFANSELSANMDKLHTYLGV is encoded by the coding sequence ATGCCTGAGTTGAAAATGGCGGAAGCTGCCGCCAAACCGGCCGGCGCCGAGGTGCTTTCCGTTTCTGACCTGCAGGCCTGGTACGGCGAATCCCACATCCTTCACGGGATCAACTTCAATGTGAAGGCCGGCGAGGTGGTCACGCTGCTCGGCCGCAACGGCGCCGGCAAGACCACGACGCTGAAGTCGGTCATGGGAATTATCGGCAAGCGCACCGGTTCGATCCGTTTCAACGGTCAGGACATCACGCGCGCCTCGTCCGACAGGATCGCACGCCAGGGCATCGCGTTCTGCCCCGAGGAGCGGGGCATTTTCGCAAGCCTCGACGTGCGCGAGAATCTGCTGCTGCCGCCCGTCGTGCGCAGCGGGGGACTGTCGCTCGACCAGATCTTCGAATTGTTTCCGAACCTGAAGGAGCGCCTCAACAGCCAGGGCACCAAGCTCTCGGGCGGCGAGCAGCAGATGCTGGCGATCGCCAGAATCCTGCGTACCGGCGCTCGCTTCCTGATGCTGGACGAGCCGACCGAAGGTCTGGCGCCGGTCATCATCCAGCAGATCGGCCACACCATCGCGCGGCTGAAGTCGGAAGGCTTTACCATCCTGCTGGTCGAGCAGAATTTCCGCTTCGCCTCCACGGTGGCTGACCGATACTACATCGTCGAACACGGCAAGGTCATCGACGGTTTTGCGAACTCGGAGCTGTCGGCCAATATGGACAAGCTCCACACCTATCTCGGCGTTTAA
- a CDS encoding ABC transporter substrate-binding protein, which yields MKHRISALFLGTALALAAGSGALAQDKTVKVGVLTDNSGLYSDLGGAGSTLAAQMAMEDSGLAAKGWKIDIVSADHQNKPDIATTIARQWIDVEKVDIFVDVLNSGVALAVNNLVKEKNAVMINTGAATSDLTNAQCSPNTIHWVYDTYMLANSTGQALVKAGGDTWYFLTADYAFGHALERDTTAVVVKSGGKVIGTVKHPLNSSDFSSFLLQAQASKAKIIGMANAGGDTTNTIKQAAEFGIVAGGQKLAGLLLFINDVHSLGLKVAQGLNFTETFYWDLNDGTRAFSKRFSERMKNKAMPSMVQAGVYSGLIHYFKTIDAMGGNPHDGVKVVAKMKEAPTDDPLFGKGTIRADGRKIHPAYLFEVKKPAESKGPWDYYKLIGTTPGDQAFRPLSESACPLVKK from the coding sequence ATGAAACATCGGATTTCAGCTCTCTTCCTCGGCACCGCGCTTGCGCTTGCCGCAGGCAGTGGCGCCCTGGCGCAGGACAAGACCGTCAAGGTCGGCGTCCTGACCGACAATTCCGGCCTTTACTCCGACCTCGGCGGCGCGGGCTCGACTCTCGCCGCCCAGATGGCGATGGAGGATTCCGGCCTCGCGGCCAAGGGCTGGAAGATCGACATCGTCTCCGCCGACCACCAGAACAAGCCCGACATCGCCACAACCATCGCGCGTCAATGGATCGACGTCGAGAAGGTCGATATCTTCGTGGACGTGCTGAACTCCGGCGTTGCGCTGGCGGTCAACAATCTGGTGAAGGAAAAGAACGCGGTCATGATCAATACCGGCGCGGCGACGTCGGACCTGACCAACGCCCAGTGCTCGCCGAACACGATTCACTGGGTCTACGATACCTACATGCTCGCCAACTCTACCGGCCAGGCGCTGGTTAAGGCCGGCGGCGACACCTGGTACTTCCTGACCGCCGACTACGCGTTCGGTCATGCGCTTGAGCGCGACACAACAGCGGTCGTGGTGAAGTCGGGCGGCAAGGTTATCGGCACCGTCAAGCATCCGCTGAATTCGTCGGACTTCTCCTCGTTCCTGCTGCAGGCGCAGGCCTCCAAGGCCAAGATCATCGGCATGGCGAACGCCGGCGGCGACACCACCAACACCATCAAGCAGGCCGCGGAGTTCGGCATCGTCGCGGGCGGCCAGAAGCTCGCGGGATTGCTGCTGTTCATCAATGACGTTCACTCCCTCGGTCTCAAGGTTGCGCAGGGCCTGAACTTCACGGAAACATTCTACTGGGATCTGAACGATGGCACTCGCGCGTTTTCGAAGCGCTTCTCCGAGCGCATGAAGAACAAGGCGATGCCGTCCATGGTGCAGGCCGGCGTTTATTCGGGTCTGATCCACTATTTCAAGACGATCGACGCGATGGGCGGCAACCCGCATGACGGCGTCAAGGTCGTGGCAAAAATGAAGGAAGCGCCGACCGATGATCCGCTGTTCGGCAAGGGCACGATCCGCGCCGACGGCCGGAAGATTCATCCGGCCTACCTGTTCGAGGTCAAGAAGCCCGCGGAATCCAAAGGGCCGTGGGACTATTACAAGCTGATCGGAACCACCCCGGGCGACCAGGCCTTCCGGCCGCTCTCGGAAAGCGCCTGTCCGCTGGTCAAGAAGTAA
- a CDS encoding branched-chain amino acid ABC transporter permease: MQALYAQLLVGLINGSFYALLSLGLAVIFGMLNIINFAHGALYMMGAFTAYFLLHLTGIGYWWALIIAPIVVGIFGMILERTMLQWLAGLDHLYGLLLTFGIALIVQGVFQNYFGSSGLPYAIPDYPEIGGFRGLQGGMNLGFMFLPIYRGWVVVFSLVVCLATWFLIEKTQLGAYLRAATENPTLVRAFGINVPRMITLTYGLGVGLAALAGVLSAPINQVRPLMGADLIIVVFAVVVIGGMGSIMGSIITGFALGVIEGLTKYFYPEASNTVVFVLMVLVLLVKPTGLTGRAA; the protein is encoded by the coding sequence ATGCAAGCTCTCTACGCCCAGCTCCTGGTCGGACTGATCAACGGGTCGTTCTACGCGCTGCTCAGTCTCGGGCTGGCCGTGATCTTCGGCATGCTCAACATCATCAACTTCGCCCATGGCGCGCTCTACATGATGGGCGCGTTTACCGCGTATTTTCTGCTGCATCTCACGGGAATTGGATACTGGTGGGCCCTGATCATCGCGCCGATTGTCGTCGGCATCTTCGGCATGATCCTGGAACGGACCATGCTGCAGTGGCTGGCGGGTCTCGACCACCTCTACGGGCTTTTGTTGACGTTCGGCATCGCGCTGATCGTGCAGGGCGTGTTCCAGAATTACTTCGGCTCCTCCGGCCTACCGTACGCGATTCCTGATTATCCGGAGATCGGCGGCTTCCGCGGATTACAGGGCGGCATGAATCTCGGCTTCATGTTCCTGCCGATCTACCGCGGCTGGGTCGTTGTCTTCTCGCTGGTCGTCTGTCTCGCCACCTGGTTCCTGATCGAGAAGACGCAGCTCGGCGCTTACCTGCGCGCCGCGACCGAAAACCCGACGCTGGTGCGGGCGTTCGGCATCAACGTTCCCCGGATGATCACGCTGACCTATGGGCTCGGCGTCGGCCTGGCGGCGCTGGCCGGCGTGTTGTCGGCGCCGATCAACCAGGTGCGGCCGCTGATGGGCGCGGACCTGATTATCGTCGTGTTCGCGGTGGTGGTGATCGGCGGCATGGGATCGATCATGGGATCGATCATCACCGGCTTCGCGCTCGGCGTGATCGAGGGGCTTACGAAGTATTTTTATCCCGAGGCCTCCAACACCGTGGTGTTCGTCCTGATGGT
- a CDS encoding glutathione S-transferase family protein, which translates to MPDLSAFPITKRWPAKHPDRLQLYSLPTPNGVKVSIMLEEIGLPYEVHLVDFGKDDQKTPEFLSLNPNGKIPAILDPDGPGGKPLALFESGAILQYLADKTGKLLPVDRARRYQAIQWLHFQMGGIGPMFGQVGFFHKFAGKEYEDKRPLERYVAESRRLLDVVETRLAGRQWIMDDEYTIADISMLGWVRNLIGFYGARDLVAFDTLKQVPAWLERGLARPAVQRGLEIPKRPT; encoded by the coding sequence ATGCCCGATCTCTCCGCTTTCCCAATCACCAAACGCTGGCCCGCCAAACACCCCGACCGTCTTCAGCTCTACTCGTTACCGACGCCGAACGGCGTCAAGGTCTCGATCATGCTCGAAGAGATCGGCTTGCCCTATGAGGTGCATCTGGTCGATTTCGGCAAGGATGACCAGAAGACGCCGGAATTCCTGTCGCTGAATCCGAACGGCAAGATCCCGGCGATCCTCGATCCCGATGGGCCCGGCGGCAAGCCGCTGGCGCTGTTCGAGTCCGGGGCGATCCTGCAATATCTTGCGGACAAGACCGGCAAGCTTCTGCCTGTTGATCGGGCGCGGCGATACCAGGCCATTCAGTGGCTGCACTTCCAGATGGGCGGCATCGGGCCGATGTTCGGCCAGGTTGGCTTCTTCCACAAATTCGCCGGCAAGGAATATGAGGACAAGCGGCCGCTCGAACGCTACGTGGCCGAATCGAGACGTCTGCTCGATGTGGTGGAGACGCGCCTTGCCGGGCGGCAATGGATTATGGACGACGAATACACCATCGCCGACATTTCCATGCTCGGCTGGGTGCGCAACCTGATCGGCTTCTATGGTGCGCGCGATCTCGTCGCGTTCGATACGCTGAAGCAGGTACCGGCATGGCTGGAGCGCGGGCTGGCCCGGCCGGCGGTGCAGCGCGGGCTCGAGATACCCAAGCGGCCTACTTGA
- a CDS encoding PAS domain-containing protein translates to MEFESAQPSVVKSIKQRDLLNTWLRLYARNQSIPRMSEYRPARMEDEFPDLVFYTVDAQSRPPRLTIQSDGTRMSTAYGNTGKGRYLDEYLGARLAPMVMPVYYECIARRLPAYTIADMNDIYGRLVAYERLLLPFADKDSVSHIIASLKTISEDGGFEIKNLIRGNDKLPVPTLRTIIDRDLFHRAPGRIPSGDVLEFD, encoded by the coding sequence TTGGAATTTGAGAGCGCCCAACCGTCCGTCGTCAAATCGATCAAACAGCGCGACCTGCTCAATACCTGGCTGCGACTATACGCCCGCAACCAGTCGATCCCGCGCATGTCCGAATACCGGCCGGCGCGCATGGAGGACGAATTTCCGGACTTGGTGTTCTATACCGTCGATGCCCAGTCACGGCCGCCGCGCCTGACCATCCAGAGCGACGGCACGCGGATGTCGACGGCATATGGAAACACCGGCAAGGGGCGCTATCTCGACGAGTATCTCGGCGCAAGGCTCGCTCCGATGGTGATGCCGGTTTATTATGAGTGCATCGCCCGCCGCCTTCCCGCCTACACCATCGCCGACATGAACGATATCTACGGGCGTCTCGTCGCCTATGAGCGGCTGCTACTGCCATTCGCCGACAAGGATAGCGTCAGCCATATCATCGCTTCGCTGAAGACCATCAGCGAAGACGGCGGCTTCGAGATCAAGAACCTCATTCGGGGCAATGACAAGCTGCCGGTGCCGACGCTGCGCACCATCATCGACCGCGATCTGTTCCACCGTGCCCCCGGCCGCATTCCGTCCGGCGATGTGCTCGAATTCGATTAG
- a CDS encoding ABC transporter ATP-binding protein — MADEFILETHGLTKEFAGFFAVRDVALKVRRGSIHALIGPNGAGKTTCFNLLTKFLRPSAGQILYKGQDITAMAPADVARLGLVRSFQISAVFPHLTALENVRVALQRQHGSSFDFWRSKSVLDRFNGRAIELLNDVGLSEFANTPAVEMPYGRKRALEIATTLALDPEMMLLDEPMAGMGHEDIDKIAALIKRISATHTILMVEHNLSVVANLSDIITVLTRGQVLAQGNYAELSKDERVKEAYLGAGHA, encoded by the coding sequence TTGGCTGATGAGTTTATTCTCGAAACCCACGGATTGACCAAGGAATTCGCGGGTTTCTTCGCCGTTCGCGATGTCGCCCTCAAGGTGCGCCGCGGCAGCATTCATGCGCTGATCGGGCCGAATGGCGCCGGCAAGACGACGTGCTTTAACCTGCTGACCAAGTTCTTGAGGCCGTCAGCAGGCCAGATCCTGTACAAAGGACAGGACATCACCGCGATGGCGCCGGCCGACGTGGCCCGCCTCGGGCTGGTGCGTTCGTTCCAGATTTCGGCGGTCTTCCCGCACCTGACGGCGCTGGAGAACGTCCGCGTCGCGCTCCAGCGCCAGCATGGATCCTCCTTCGATTTCTGGCGCTCAAAGAGCGTGCTCGATCGCTTCAACGGCCGGGCCATCGAACTGCTGAACGACGTGGGTCTGAGCGAGTTCGCCAATACGCCCGCGGTCGAGATGCCCTATGGACGCAAGCGTGCGCTGGAGATCGCAACGACGCTGGCGCTCGACCCGGAAATGATGCTGCTCGACGAGCCGATGGCCGGCATGGGCCACGAAGACATCGACAAGATCGCGGCGCTGATCAAGCGCATCTCGGCAACGCACACCATCCTGATGGTCGAACATAATCTCTCCGTGGTGGCCAACTTGTCCGACATCATCACGGTGCTGACGCGCGGCCAGGTGCTGGCGCAAGGCAATTACGCAGAGCTCTCAAAGGACGAGCGGGTCAAGGAAGCCTATCTGGGGGCCGGTCATGCCTGA
- a CDS encoding SDR family oxidoreductase, translating to MTDHPSPSKLGLTDAELAVHPTVFASDALKDQVVVVSGGAGGIGRAIAWLFARLGAHVAVVGRDGGKLDALVAQLAERGLKASAHVADIREPDAVNLLFDAIWAAQGRVDALVNSAGGQFPQAAIDFSVKGWNAVINTNLNGTWYMMQAAAQRWRDHKHPGSIVNIVVVTTHGLYGIAHTIAARSGVIGLSRAVAVEWAPLNIRVNCVAPGAIETEGWSVYTPEARAAYPRSNPMMRVGSPWEVAEATAFLAGPSAKFVTGETLTVDGGGQLWGETWTTGKPAYFGGDDK from the coding sequence ATGACTGACCATCCTTCACCATCGAAGCTCGGCCTCACCGACGCGGAGCTTGCGGTTCATCCGACGGTCTTCGCAAGCGACGCGCTGAAGGATCAAGTCGTCGTCGTCTCGGGCGGCGCCGGCGGCATAGGACGCGCCATCGCATGGTTATTCGCGCGATTGGGCGCGCATGTCGCCGTAGTCGGGCGCGACGGCGGCAAGCTCGATGCGCTCGTGGCCCAGTTGGCGGAGCGTGGCCTCAAGGCGTCAGCGCATGTCGCCGACATCAGGGAGCCCGATGCGGTCAATCTCCTGTTCGATGCGATCTGGGCTGCGCAAGGCCGCGTCGACGCCCTCGTGAACAGCGCCGGCGGACAATTTCCGCAGGCTGCGATCGATTTTTCCGTGAAGGGCTGGAATGCCGTCATCAACACCAATCTGAACGGCACCTGGTACATGATGCAGGCCGCCGCGCAGCGCTGGCGCGACCACAAGCATCCCGGCAGCATCGTCAACATCGTGGTGGTGACGACGCACGGCCTCTACGGCATCGCCCACACGATTGCGGCGCGGAGCGGCGTGATCGGGCTGTCGCGCGCCGTCGCGGTCGAATGGGCGCCGCTGAACATCCGCGTCAACTGCGTGGCGCCCGGCGCGATCGAGACCGAGGGCTGGAGCGTTTATACGCCGGAGGCACGCGCAGCCTACCCGCGCTCGAACCCGATGATGCGAGTCGGCTCGCCCTGGGAAGTCGCCGAAGCCACCGCCTTCCTCGCCGGCCCTTCGGCCAAATTCGTCACCGGCGAAACGCTGACCGTCGATGGCGGCGGCCAGCTCTGGGGCGAAACCTGGACCACCGGCAAGCCAGCCTATTTCGGCGGCGACGACAAATAA
- a CDS encoding DUF5993 family protein, which translates to MEFTLLFLAVAVTMLIAWRGPRLLALGLLARVMIACAATYLHHATDTLKLSF; encoded by the coding sequence ATGGAATTCACCCTTTTATTTTTGGCTGTGGCCGTCACGATGCTGATCGCCTGGCGCGGTCCGCGCCTGCTGGCACTCGGCCTGTTGGCGCGGGTCATGATCGCATGCGCCGCGACCTATCTGCACCACGCGACCGATACGCTGAAACTGTCGTTCTGA
- a CDS encoding 2'-5' RNA ligase family protein — protein sequence MDKFASCGSGRLFLATLPDAATAERIHRLASVLKRAHRFDGKLIASDRLHVSLFSLTGLPDRQICAACEAATDFRTEPFEVSFDRTASFRGGPGNRPFVLVGEKGLRRLQSFRQMLAAALTRSGLRRLANTNFTPHVTLLYDARSVDEYPVEPVAWTVAEFVLVHSMKGHHHLERWCLRA from the coding sequence ATGGACAAATTTGCAAGCTGTGGTAGTGGCCGGCTATTCCTCGCGACACTTCCGGACGCAGCCACGGCGGAGCGAATTCACCGGCTGGCCAGCGTGCTGAAGCGCGCTCATCGCTTTGACGGCAAGCTCATCGCATCAGACCGGCTGCACGTCTCGCTGTTCTCTCTCACCGGTTTGCCGGATCGCCAGATTTGCGCGGCGTGCGAGGCGGCGACCGATTTTCGGACGGAGCCGTTTGAGGTGTCGTTCGATCGGACGGCGAGCTTCCGGGGCGGGCCAGGCAATCGTCCCTTTGTGCTGGTCGGCGAGAAGGGACTACGCCGGCTGCAGTCATTTCGGCAGATGCTCGCTGCTGCGCTGACGCGAAGTGGTTTGAGACGGCTGGCCAACACGAACTTCACGCCGCATGTCACGCTGTTGTATGACGCGCGAAGCGTGGACGAGTACCCGGTCGAGCCGGTCGCCTGGACCGTCGCCGAGTTTGTGCTCGTCCATAGTATGAAGGGCCATCACCACCTCGAACGGTGGTGCTTGCGGGCATAA
- a CDS encoding ArsC family reductase has protein sequence MTKPITIYGIKNCDTMKKARAWLDDHGVAYDFHDYKLAGIAKDTLKQWSDDIGWETLLNRAGTTFKKLPESDKEGLNERKALALMLAQPSMIKRPVLDLGGKLLVGFKPDIYAKEVAAKSRGRKV, from the coding sequence ATGACAAAACCCATCACCATCTACGGCATCAAGAACTGCGATACCATGAAGAAGGCGCGCGCCTGGCTGGACGATCACGGCGTGGCTTACGACTTTCACGACTACAAGCTTGCCGGCATCGCCAAGGACACGCTCAAGCAATGGTCCGACGACATCGGCTGGGAAACGCTGCTCAACCGCGCCGGCACGACGTTCAAGAAGCTGCCGGAGAGCGACAAGGAAGGCCTGAACGAGCGCAAGGCGCTGGCGCTGATGCTGGCGCAACCTTCGATGATCAAGCGCCCGGTGCTCGATCTCGGCGGCAAATTGCTGGTCGGGTTCAAGCCGGATATCTACGCCAAGGAAGTGGCGGCGAAGTCGCGCGGACGGAAGGTCTAA